The Bacteroidota bacterium genome contains a region encoding:
- a CDS encoding acetyl-CoA carboxylase biotin carboxyl carrier protein, which produces MDLNYLKKLIKLLDSSNLAELEIEEQGSKIRLSKPRPKVTGMMSAAPMQMMQAPASSETQVSIEKKSDAKPAEAPKSENSYEVRSPMVGTFYRAPSPDADAYVQVGSSVGEGSVLCIIEAMKLMNEIESEVSGKIIKILVENGQPVEYNQPLFLIEKN; this is translated from the coding sequence ATTGATTTAAACTACTTAAAGAAGTTAATAAAGCTGCTCGATTCAAGCAATCTTGCAGAGCTTGAAATAGAAGAACAGGGAAGCAAAATAAGATTATCCAAGCCAAGACCAAAAGTAACAGGAATGATGTCCGCTGCTCCTATGCAAATGATGCAAGCTCCTGCCTCTTCTGAAACTCAGGTTTCAATCGAGAAGAAATCAGATGCAAAACCAGCTGAAGCGCCTAAATCAGAAAATTCATATGAAGTCCGTTCACCAATGGTAGGAACATTCTACCGCGCGCCGTCACCTGATGCAGATGCATACGTACAGGTCGGAAGCTCAGTCGGTGAAGGAAGTGTTTTATGTATTATAGAAGCCATGAAATTAATGAATGAAATCGAATCTGAAGTATCAGGAAAAATAATAAAGATTCTCGTTGAAAATGGTCAGCCGGTTGAATACAATCAGCCGTTATTCTTAATTGAAAAAAATTAA
- a CDS encoding YdeI/OmpD-associated family protein translates to MEKANPKVDWYFNKVRKWQEELKELRTIVLDCGLTEELKWGHPCYTLGKSNIVLIHEFKEYCALLFMKGALMKDAKDILVQQTENVQGARQIRFTNLKEIVKLKSTIKSYIKEAVAIEKAGLKVEMKKTSEYKIPDEFKNELKENSELKSAFEALTPGRQRGYLLYFSSAKQSKTREARVKKYIPHIINGKGLDD, encoded by the coding sequence ATGGAAAAAGCAAATCCAAAAGTTGACTGGTATTTCAATAAAGTCAGGAAGTGGCAGGAAGAATTAAAAGAACTAAGAACTATTGTTCTTGACTGCGGACTTACTGAAGAATTGAAGTGGGGACATCCGTGTTATACGCTCGGGAAAAGCAACATTGTTCTAATTCATGAATTCAAAGAATACTGCGCGCTGTTATTTATGAAAGGCGCTTTAATGAAAGACGCAAAAGATATTCTTGTTCAGCAGACTGAAAATGTTCAGGGAGCGAGACAGATACGCTTTACAAATCTCAAAGAAATTGTTAAACTGAAATCCACTATCAAATCATATATAAAGGAAGCAGTTGCAATCGAAAAGGCAGGATTGAAAGTGGAAATGAAAAAGACTTCTGAATATAAGATCCCCGATGAATTTAAAAATGAACTGAAAGAAAACTCCGAACTTAAATCGGCATTTGAAGCATTGACACCGGGAAGACAAAGAGGATACCTTCTTTATTTTTCATCTGCCAAGCAATCAAAAACACGTGAAGCAAGAGTGAAAAAATATATTCCGCATATTATAAACGGTAAAGGATTGGATGATTAA
- a CDS encoding adenylosuccinate synthase, which produces MDNQITVLVGLQWGDEGKGRMVDYFAQDVDYVVRFQGGNNAGHTVVNEFGTFKLHLIPSGIFNPKVTNILGTGTVIEIEAFCNEVEELEKSGIDCSNLRISERATITFPFHRLEDELEEERLGAGAYGSTKKGIAYAYGERYQKKSIMLGELFFPDELRKRVEELVEWKNLLIKGLYKSDKEITVDETMAWLNKYGEKVKKYICNVTELLSNAAKDGKKIMFEAQLGSLRDINYGIYPFTTSSCTLAAFAPIGGGLLTKKIDKVIGVMKSFSTCVGAGPFVTRMNDEDAHNLREIAFEYGAATGRPRTIGHFDAVASKYGADVQGADEIAITKLDSLSGSKTLKICTAYNIDGKSTKTFPLNPLLDKAVPEYIELEGWDEDITKCRKFDELPANARKYINTIEELIGYSIKYISVGPERESLIIK; this is translated from the coding sequence ATGGATAATCAAATTACAGTTCTTGTAGGTTTACAATGGGGCGATGAAGGCAAAGGACGTATGGTAGACTACTTCGCGCAGGATGTTGATTACGTCGTCCGCTTCCAGGGCGGCAACAACGCAGGGCATACAGTCGTTAACGAATTCGGCACATTCAAACTACACTTAATACCATCGGGAATATTCAATCCCAAAGTAACAAACATCTTAGGCACAGGCACAGTCATAGAAATAGAAGCTTTCTGCAACGAAGTTGAAGAGCTTGAAAAGTCAGGCATCGACTGCTCCAATCTCAGAATATCAGAGCGCGCAACGATAACATTTCCGTTTCACAGACTTGAAGACGAACTTGAAGAAGAACGTCTCGGCGCTGGAGCATACGGCTCAACTAAAAAAGGAATTGCATACGCCTACGGCGAACGATATCAGAAAAAAAGCATAATGCTCGGTGAACTCTTCTTCCCGGATGAATTAAGAAAACGGGTCGAAGAATTAGTCGAATGGAAAAATCTACTTATCAAAGGTCTGTACAAAAGCGATAAAGAAATTACAGTCGATGAAACCATGGCATGGCTCAACAAGTACGGTGAAAAAGTTAAGAAGTATATTTGCAATGTTACTGAGCTTCTTAGCAACGCCGCTAAGGACGGGAAGAAAATTATGTTCGAAGCACAGCTTGGTTCGCTCCGCGATATAAACTACGGCATCTATCCGTTTACAACTTCTTCGTGCACTCTTGCTGCATTCGCTCCCATAGGCGGAGGATTGCTAACAAAGAAGATTGATAAAGTCATAGGTGTAATGAAGTCATTTTCCACCTGCGTAGGCGCGGGACCGTTTGTAACTCGCATGAATGATGAAGACGCACACAACCTTCGTGAGATTGCATTCGAGTACGGAGCGGCTACAGGCAGACCAAGAACAATAGGACACTTCGATGCAGTAGCAAGTAAATACGGCGCTGATGTACAGGGAGCAGATGAAATTGCCATAACAAAACTTGACAGTCTATCAGGTTCAAAGACATTAAAAATTTGTACTGCTTATAATATAGACGGCAAGAGTACAAAAACATTTCCGTTAAATCCCCTGCTTGATAAGGCAGTGCCTGAGTACATTGAGCTTGAAGGATGGGATGAAGATATTACCAAATGCAGAAAATTTGATGAGCTTCCTGCAAATGCCCGGAAATATATAAATACAATTGAAGAGCTTATCGGATATTCAATCAAGTATATATCAGTTGGTCCTGAACGAGAGAGCTTAATAATAAAATAG
- the efp gene encoding elongation factor P gives MANTSDLKNGIVINFNNELCSVLSVEHRTPGNLRAFYQVKLRNLKNGKTFENRFRSGEEIQIERLDQKSFQFLYKQGDELIFMDNETYDQVHIPTAIMGKQADFMKEGEAVQIMFHGMKPISAELAPHVILKVISAPPGIKGDTATGATKQVEVETGATVNAPLFINEGDYLKIDSRTGDYIERAKV, from the coding sequence ATGGCAAATACTTCTGACTTAAAAAACGGCATTGTGATTAATTTCAATAACGAATTATGCAGCGTTTTATCGGTAGAACACAGAACTCCAGGCAATTTAAGAGCATTTTATCAGGTAAAATTAAGAAATTTAAAGAACGGCAAAACATTTGAAAATCGCTTCCGTTCAGGCGAAGAAATTCAGATTGAACGTCTTGACCAGAAAAGTTTTCAGTTTTTATACAAACAAGGCGATGAGCTGATATTTATGGATAATGAAACATACGATCAGGTTCACATCCCTACTGCAATAATGGGTAAGCAAGCTGACTTTATGAAAGAAGGCGAAGCCGTGCAGATAATGTTCCATGGTATGAAGCCGATCTCTGCCGAGCTTGCTCCGCACGTTATATTAAAGGTTATATCTGCTCCTCCGGGAATAAAAGGTGATACTGCAACAGGCGCAACAAAGCAGGTTGAAGTTGAAACCGGCGCAACAGTTAACGCTCCGCTTTTTATCAATGAAGGTGATTACCTTAAGATTGATTCACGTACCGGAGATTACATCGAAAGAGCAAAAGTTTAA
- a CDS encoding FMN-binding negative transcriptional regulator, with product MYDLPYHKEKNEQVVKEFIAKYPFAFLTGVDSENKPVATQIPVFIEEKAGRKILRGHIMKNTDHHKAFLHNENVLVVFTGHSTYISGTWYSNPHTPSTWNFMSVHAKGSIKFLDDEALIDALRMVSLHFENYNKDSATIYDNLPAEYTARLMKAIVAFEIEIKELDTVFKLSQDRDAESYKNIIERLKQQDESGQVIASEMEKRFNEVFPEESNSNKQ from the coding sequence ATGTACGACTTACCATATCATAAAGAAAAAAATGAACAAGTAGTTAAAGAATTTATTGCAAAATATCCTTTTGCTTTTTTAACCGGAGTTGACTCAGAAAACAAACCTGTTGCGACACAGATACCTGTTTTCATTGAAGAAAAGGCCGGCAGAAAAATATTGCGTGGCCATATCATGAAAAATACTGACCATCACAAAGCCTTTCTTCACAATGAAAATGTGCTGGTAGTTTTTACGGGGCATAGCACCTATATAAGCGGTACCTGGTACAGTAATCCTCACACCCCATCTACATGGAACTTTATGAGTGTGCATGCTAAAGGCAGTATAAAATTTCTGGATGATGAAGCATTAATAGATGCGCTTCGTATGGTGTCTCTTCATTTTGAAAATTACAATAAAGACTCAGCAACAATTTATGATAATCTTCCGGCGGAATATACAGCAAGATTAATGAAGGCAATCGTCGCATTTGAAATTGAAATAAAAGAGCTTGATACGGTTTTCAAATTAAGTCAGGACAGAGATGCTGAAAGTTATAAGAATATAATCGAACGTTTAAAGCAGCAGGATGAATCAGGACAGGTGATTGCGTCTGAGATGGAAAAAAGATTTAATGAAGTATTTCCTGAAGAATCGAATTCAAACAAACAATAA
- a CDS encoding DoxX family protein encodes MRLFFKARGDASFGLLLIRLTLGSVFLIAGASKVLHLQEFITAVQKMGVLPENVAFIFGFMLPFVEMLFGALYIIGFLTPVTSFVLSMLLVSFLVTLKNDAEIPFTYNWVFLACTICTMFSGAGIISFDAFLDKKKKTVAIPVTPPPPPVIVEEKKIQIIEPIEVKDEKIDIH; translated from the coding sequence ATGAGACTATTTTTCAAAGCAAGAGGCGACGCCTCGTTTGGTTTATTGTTAATCCGTTTAACTCTCGGCAGCGTTTTTCTGATTGCCGGAGCTTCAAAGGTTTTACATCTTCAGGAATTTATAACGGCAGTCCAGAAAATGGGTGTGCTGCCCGAGAACGTTGCATTCATTTTCGGATTTATGCTTCCGTTTGTGGAAATGCTCTTCGGCGCCTTATATATAATAGGATTTCTTACACCCGTAACTTCCTTCGTTCTTTCAATGCTGCTCGTTAGTTTTTTGGTTACATTGAAAAACGATGCGGAAATACCGTTCACTTATAACTGGGTATTTCTTGCCTGTACAATTTGTACAATGTTTTCCGGTGCAGGGATAATTTCTTTCGATGCATTTCTTGACAAGAAGAAAAAAACTGTAGCGATTCCTGTTACTCCGCCACCGCCTCCAGTGATTGTTGAAGAAAAGAAAATTCAGATTATAGAGCCGATTGAAGTAAAGGACGAGAAAATTGATATCCACTAA
- the accC gene encoding acetyl-CoA carboxylase biotin carboxylase subunit, with product MIKKILIANRGEIALRIIRTAKEMGIKTVAVYSDADKDSLHVKFADEAVCIGGAMGKDSYLNIPRIISAASITNADAIHPGYGFLAENADFAEICIDSKLNFIGPLPDMINAMGNKSFAKDTMIAAGVPVVPGSTGVVNSVEEALEVAQKTGVPLMIKASAGGGGKGMRIVRDLADVEKNYMQARLEAENAFGNDDVYIEKFVENPRHVEIQVLGDKHGNVIHLGERDCSVQRRHQKLIEESPSPFINAEIRQKMGEAAIKAAKAVNYIGAGTIEFLVDKNKDFYFMEMNTRIQVEHCVTEEITGIDLIREQIRVANGEELNLGEIKFEGHAMECRINAEDYEHNFRPSPGLITALNQPGGFGVRVDTHCYNGYRIPPYYDSMIGKLIVKGRTREEAIKKMSRALEEFIVEGIKTTIPFHMIIMKNEDFINNNYDTSFIEKLGI from the coding sequence ATGATAAAAAAAATACTCATTGCCAATCGCGGCGAGATAGCGTTACGTATAATTAGAACTGCGAAAGAGATGGGAATTAAAACCGTTGCCGTTTACTCAGATGCAGATAAGGATTCGTTGCATGTAAAGTTTGCAGATGAAGCAGTTTGTATCGGCGGCGCAATGGGCAAGGACAGCTACTTAAATATTCCGAGAATAATTTCTGCAGCATCTATTACCAATGCAGACGCTATTCATCCGGGCTATGGCTTCTTAGCTGAAAACGCTGACTTTGCAGAGATATGTATAGACTCAAAATTAAATTTCATAGGACCGCTTCCTGATATGATAAATGCAATGGGAAACAAATCCTTTGCAAAAGATACTATGATTGCAGCAGGAGTACCTGTTGTTCCGGGAAGCACAGGAGTTGTAAACAGTGTTGAAGAAGCGCTTGAAGTCGCTCAGAAAACCGGCGTGCCTCTTATGATTAAAGCATCAGCAGGCGGCGGCGGAAAAGGTATGCGTATTGTTCGAGATCTTGCAGACGTTGAAAAAAATTATATGCAGGCAAGACTTGAAGCAGAGAATGCTTTCGGTAATGACGATGTTTATATTGAGAAGTTTGTTGAAAATCCAAGACACGTTGAGATACAGGTTTTAGGCGATAAACACGGGAATGTCATTCACCTCGGTGAAAGAGACTGCTCCGTTCAGAGAAGACATCAGAAATTAATTGAAGAGTCCCCTTCTCCTTTTATCAATGCTGAAATCCGTCAGAAGATGGGCGAGGCTGCAATTAAAGCAGCTAAAGCCGTGAATTACATCGGCGCAGGTACAATTGAATTCCTTGTAGATAAAAACAAAGATTTTTATTTCATGGAAATGAACACACGAATTCAGGTTGAGCACTGCGTAACGGAAGAGATTACAGGAATAGATTTAATTCGAGAACAAATAAGAGTTGCAAACGGTGAAGAGCTTAACCTCGGCGAAATAAAATTCGAAGGCCATGCAATGGAGTGCAGAATTAACGCAGAAGATTACGAACATAACTTCAGACCATCTCCGGGATTAATAACAGCATTAAATCAGCCCGGCGGTTTTGGCGTACGTGTTGATACACATTGTTATAACGGATACAGAATTCCGCCTTATTATGATTCGATGATCGGGAAATTAATAGTAAAAGGAAGAACAAGAGAAGAAGCGATAAAAAAAATGTCACGTGCGCTTGAGGAATTTATTGTTGAAGGAATTAAAACTACTATTCCTTTCCACATGATAATTATGAAGAACGAAGACTTCATAAATAATAATTACGATACAAGCTTTATTGAAAAACTTGGAATATAA
- a CDS encoding STAS domain-containing protein, with protein METFEKTYNNGSLSILIKDDSIGLTNLNDLNTIVNSELNTDCKDIEIDFSNVNSINSSGLGILIACYKKVKSVNKDLRLVNLNDKILNVFRITKLDSVFGL; from the coding sequence TTGGAAACATTCGAAAAAACATATAACAACGGTTCCCTTAGCATTCTGATTAAAGATGATTCAATTGGTTTAACAAACCTTAACGACCTGAATACTATCGTTAACTCAGAATTAAACACTGACTGTAAAGATATTGAAATAGATTTCAGCAATGTAAATTCTATTAACAGTTCAGGACTGGGCATCCTGATTGCATGCTATAAGAAAGTTAAATCCGTTAACAAAGATTTACGTTTAGTTAATCTCAACGATAAGATTTTAAATGTATTCAGAATTACAAAACTCGATTCAGTATTCGGTTTGTAA
- the secF gene encoding protein translocase subunit SecF, whose translation MRLFQHTNIDFLGKRRKFYLLSIAIIVIGLGILFTKGIPLGIDFQGGTEIQLKFANDVNVGDLRSTMDESGFPGMEIKTMGSDKDILLRTPMQEEGTTVSDKIQTAVKSKFAGNNFTVQRIDKVGPKIGAELRKNAFYAVILSLIGIFVYLAFRFQFIYALGAIVALAHDVLITLAVVAIIDFLVPSIRLEFNQQMLAAFLTLVGFSVNDTVIIFDRIRENVKIHKNEDIEAIMNHSVNATLSRTIITGGTVFLTILVLFIFGGEVNRAFSFVFGVGIITGTYSSVFVASAIVVDYKHRVMDKLSAKAKLAR comes from the coding sequence ATGAGATTATTTCAGCACACAAATATAGACTTCCTTGGAAAGAGAAGAAAATTCTATCTTCTTTCGATTGCTATTATAGTAATAGGATTGGGAATATTGTTCACAAAGGGAATTCCACTCGGAATTGACTTTCAGGGCGGAACAGAAATTCAGTTGAAATTTGCTAACGATGTAAACGTCGGCGACCTAAGAAGCACAATGGATGAATCAGGTTTTCCGGGTATGGAAATTAAAACCATGGGAAGCGATAAAGACATTCTGCTCAGAACTCCTATGCAGGAAGAAGGAACAACAGTATCTGATAAAATTCAGACTGCAGTAAAAAGCAAATTTGCAGGTAACAACTTCACAGTTCAGAGAATAGATAAAGTAGGTCCGAAAATCGGTGCCGAGTTAAGAAAGAATGCATTCTATGCAGTTATCTTATCTCTTATCGGTATCTTTGTTTATCTGGCTTTCAGATTTCAGTTTATATACGCTCTCGGTGCAATTGTAGCTCTTGCCCATGATGTTTTAATCACACTTGCAGTAGTTGCTATCATTGACTTCTTAGTGCCAAGCATACGACTTGAATTCAATCAGCAGATGTTAGCGGCGTTCCTTACACTCGTAGGTTTCTCTGTTAACGATACGGTTATTATCTTCGACAGAATAAGAGAAAACGTAAAGATTCACAAGAACGAAGATATTGAAGCAATAATGAACCACTCTGTGAATGCAACTTTAAGCAGAACAATTATCACAGGCGGTACAGTATTTTTAACAATCCTTGTTTTATTTATATTCGGTGGTGAAGTAAATAGAGCATTTTCTTTTGTATTTGGAGTAGGTATTATTACAGGTACATACTCTTCTGTTTTCGTAGCGAGTGCAATTGTTGTTGACTACAAACACAGAGTAATGGATAAGCTCAGCGCAAAAGCAAAATTAGCCAGATAA
- a CDS encoding DUF1801 domain-containing protein, with protein sequence MAEKKSKKAEIKTKENSASVEDFINNVDGEQKRKDSLVILDMMKKATKEEPKMWGGSIIGFCKEVYKSPATGREVDWFRIGFSPRKANLTLYFMGFGQHEESLKKLGKYKTGSGCLYINKLEDIDIKVLKKMIDSTAKTNLSESMKSIKIKDGKSKSKS encoded by the coding sequence ATGGCTGAGAAAAAATCTAAGAAAGCTGAAATAAAAACAAAAGAAAACTCTGCCAGCGTAGAGGATTTTATAAACAACGTTGACGGCGAGCAAAAACGAAAAGACAGTCTGGTAATTCTTGATATGATGAAAAAAGCAACGAAGGAAGAGCCGAAAATGTGGGGAGGTTCGATCATTGGTTTTTGTAAGGAAGTATATAAGAGTCCCGCTACAGGAAGGGAAGTTGACTGGTTCCGCATAGGATTTTCGCCCCGTAAAGCAAATCTCACTTTATATTTCATGGGCTTTGGTCAGCATGAAGAGTCTCTTAAAAAACTCGGCAAATATAAAACCGGCTCTGGATGTTTGTATATTAACAAACTTGAAGATATTGATATAAAGGTTTTGAAAAAAATGATAGACTCGACTGCAAAAACAAATTTAAGCGAGTCAATGAAGTCAATAAAAATCAAAGATGGAAAAAGCAAATCCAAAAGTTGA
- a CDS encoding DUF4256 domain-containing protein: MAKKQLTPKLQEDILKILKERFEKNMNRHKGIEWEKVQARLEAKPEKIWSLNEMEVTGGEPDVVSYDKKTGDYIFYDCSEESPKGRRSLCYDRAALNSRKEHKPKNSALDMAAEMGIEILDEEQYRELQKLGKFDMKTSSWIKTPDDIRKLGGALFCDYRYATVFVYHNGAESYYAARGFRGCLRV; this comes from the coding sequence ATGGCAAAAAAACAGTTAACACCAAAACTACAGGAAGATATTCTCAAAATATTGAAAGAACGTTTTGAGAAAAACATGAACCGCCATAAAGGAATTGAATGGGAAAAAGTTCAGGCAAGACTTGAAGCTAAACCTGAAAAAATATGGTCACTTAATGAAATGGAAGTTACAGGTGGTGAGCCTGATGTTGTATCATACGATAAAAAGACAGGTGATTATATTTTTTATGACTGCTCGGAAGAAAGTCCCAAAGGCAGAAGAAGTTTATGTTATGACCGCGCAGCATTGAATTCAAGAAAGGAACATAAGCCGAAAAATTCCGCTCTTGATATGGCAGCAGAAATGGGAATAGAAATTTTGGATGAAGAACAGTACCGTGAGCTGCAGAAGCTTGGAAAGTTTGATATGAAAACATCGAGCTGGATAAAGACTCCGGATGATATAAGAAAGCTCGGCGGTGCATTATTCTGTGATTACCGATATGCCACAGTGTTTGTATATCACAACGGCGCAGAATCTTATTATGCTGCAAGAGGATTCCGCGGATGTTTAAGAGTTTAA
- a CDS encoding ATP-binding protein, which produces MRIAVSGAHRTGKTTLIENLREALPDYEFREEAYYELEEEGFSFSDVPRYEDYLMMLEYSIEQISSSGDNVIFDRCPIDYFAYLQSVSKSNNDEIHSIYNRVHNTTNEIDLVVFLPIEKNDLIGCSESELPELRTEVDESIKELIRDFNLNIIEVTGAPDVRTNKVISSIKAWK; this is translated from the coding sequence TTGAGAATCGCAGTATCAGGAGCTCACAGAACAGGGAAGACAACACTGATTGAAAATTTACGTGAAGCTCTTCCTGATTACGAATTTAGGGAAGAAGCTTATTATGAATTAGAAGAAGAGGGATTTTCTTTTTCTGATGTCCCGCGTTATGAAGATTATTTAATGATGCTGGAATATTCAATTGAGCAGATTTCTTCTAGCGGGGATAATGTAATATTTGACAGGTGCCCAATTGATTACTTTGCTTATTTGCAATCTGTAAGCAAAAGCAATAATGATGAGATACATTCTATATATAACAGAGTTCATAATACAACGAATGAAATTGATCTTGTTGTGTTTCTTCCTATAGAAAAAAATGATTTGATAGGATGCTCAGAATCAGAATTACCTGAATTAAGAACCGAAGTAGATGAAAGTATAAAAGAATTGATACGAGATTTTAACCTGAATATTATAGAAGTAACAGGTGCTCCGGACGTAAGAACTAATAAAGTAATCTCATCAATAAAAGCATGGAAGTAA
- the gap gene encoding type I glyceraldehyde-3-phosphate dehydrogenase, whose protein sequence is MALKIGINGFGRIGRLVFKRMFEKGGYDVVAINDLTDNKTLAHLLKYDSTQGRFPAEISHTDTSIIVNGKEIKGLAEKDPTKLPWKELGVDVVIESTGVFTSKEKLGMHITAGAKKVILTAPPKDELDGILVLGVNDDKLTKEMKIVSNASCTTNCLAPMVKVLDDAFGIEKGFMTTVHSYTNDQGLLDQPHKDLRRARAGAINIIPTSTGAAKAVGQVLPHLKGKLDGFSLRVPTPDGSITDFVAVLKKDVTKDEVNKAMKAASESSLKGIIEYTVDPIVSTDIIGNDHSCIFDSLSTMAIGNLVKVIGWYDNEWGYSCRVVDLMDRMA, encoded by the coding sequence ATGGCCTTAAAGATTGGTATTAATGGATTTGGAAGAATAGGACGTCTTGTCTTCAAAAGAATGTTTGAAAAAGGCGGTTATGATGTAGTTGCAATAAACGATTTAACAGATAACAAAACATTAGCACATTTATTAAAATATGATTCCACTCAGGGAAGATTTCCTGCTGAGATTAGTCATACAGATACATCTATTATTGTTAATGGAAAAGAAATAAAAGGACTTGCAGAAAAAGATCCTACAAAACTGCCGTGGAAAGAATTAGGCGTTGACGTAGTGATTGAATCTACAGGTGTTTTCACAAGCAAAGAAAAGCTCGGAATGCATATCACTGCAGGAGCAAAAAAAGTTATTCTTACAGCTCCTCCAAAAGATGAACTCGACGGAATATTAGTACTTGGCGTTAACGATGATAAGCTTACAAAGGAAATGAAAATCGTTTCCAATGCTTCATGTACAACAAACTGTTTAGCTCCGATGGTAAAAGTTCTTGACGACGCATTCGGTATTGAAAAAGGATTTATGACAACAGTTCACTCATATACAAATGACCAGGGCTTGCTTGACCAGCCGCATAAAGACTTAAGAAGAGCAAGAGCAGGCGCAATCAATATTATTCCTACATCAACAGGCGCTGCAAAGGCAGTAGGACAGGTTCTTCCTCATTTAAAAGGAAAGCTTGATGGCTTCTCATTAAGAGTGCCTACACCTGACGGTTCAATCACAGACTTTGTTGCTGTATTGAAAAAAGATGTTACAAAAGATGAAGTGAACAAAGCAATGAAAGCTGCGTCTGAGTCTTCATTAAAAGGAATAATAGAATACACAGTTGACCCGATTGTTTCTACAGATATAATCGGAAACGACCATAGCTGTATTTTTGATTCTCTTTCTACAATGGCAATCGGAAATCTTGTGAAAGTAATCGGATGGTATGATAATGAATGGGGTTACTCATGCAGAGTTGTTGACTTGATGGATAGAATGGCATAA